The following coding sequences lie in one Mucilaginibacter sp. KACC 22773 genomic window:
- a CDS encoding response regulator transcription factor, whose protein sequence is MSEKIKIAIVDDHALFRKSLTVLINLFANYHVSCDASNGKDFIAQLKPGNLPDIVLMDINMPVMDGYATTAWLRANYPAIKTLALSTMDAEAAIIKMIKSGAKGYVLKDADPAELKLAFDELTTRGYFYNELVTRKVMNSVMQLTEAKNSAGLFAKLSDREIEFLKLTCTEFTYKEIADKLFVSVRTAEGYRDILCEKLELKTRVGLAMYAIKNNLVTL, encoded by the coding sequence ATGAGTGAAAAAATAAAAATAGCAATAGTTGATGACCATGCGCTTTTCAGAAAAAGCCTTACGGTTTTGATCAATCTTTTTGCAAACTATCATGTTTCATGTGATGCCTCAAACGGCAAGGATTTTATAGCACAATTAAAACCGGGCAACCTGCCAGATATTGTTTTAATGGATATAAACATGCCTGTTATGGATGGATATGCCACCACGGCCTGGCTACGGGCCAATTATCCTGCAATAAAAACACTTGCACTTAGTACGATGGATGCCGAAGCGGCGATTATTAAAATGATTAAAAGCGGCGCAAAGGGATATGTACTAAAAGATGCCGACCCCGCCGAATTAAAGCTGGCTTTTGATGAACTAACCACCCGGGGATACTTTTACAATGAACTGGTAACACGCAAAGTCATGAACTCGGTAATGCAATTAACCGAAGCAAAAAACAGCGCCGGCCTTTTTGCAAAATTATCCGACAGGGAGATTGAATTTTTAAAACTTACCTGCACCGAGTTTACTTACAAGGAAATAGCCGACAAACTATTTGTGAGCGTACGCACTGCAGAGGGTTACCGCGATATACTTTGCGAAAAACTGGAACTTAAAACGCGGGTAGGGCTGGCCATGTATGCCATAAAAAACAACCTGGTTACTTTATAA